A segment of the Pirellulales bacterium genome:
GGCTTCCTGAGCGGCTTTCACGGCGGCGGCTATGTCGACGCCAGCGTTTTGACCACCGTCGGAAAACAGGACGACCGCCGACAGGGGTACACCCCGTTCGTCGTTCATAATTTGTCGCACTGCCTGGCCAATGCGTGTTTCGCCTCCTTGGGGATCGAGCTCTTTGTGCCAGTCGATGTTTTCGTTTTTCTTGAGTACGGTTTGCTCTCTCTCGACTTGAGTAGCGGGAACGCCTGGAGCCGCTGCGGTGCCCGAATCTGCGCTTCCGGAGGAAGATGATGCGGACGTCAATTTTGGCAGGGTAGCAGTGTGCCGCATTTCAGAATCGAACTTAGCCACTTCTACATCGTGCGTGTGCCGCAAAGCATTGAGAAATTTTCCATCGGTTAAAGCAGCAGCTACTTCATCGATTCGCCGCAGACTGTTGCCACTAGCGCCTGTTACGGCCTCACTGGAACCCATAATACTACTGCCGGTATCATCTGAATCTGAGCGGCTCATGCTTAGACTGGTGTCGACCAACAACACCACGCGCGAGTTATGGATAACCTTGGTCTCACTCCGCTTTTGCACATCTAAATACATCAGCAGCACGCCGAGGAAGGCCGCTAATCTTAACACCGCCAACAACATCCCCAGACCAGGCTTTAGCTCGATGCTGTCTCGCCGATACATGTAGGCCACAAATCCCAACACGAACGCGCAGACTAACACCAGGAGCGGCATTTGCCACCATTCGGTAAAAGACTGCACGCGGCTGAATTCGTATCGGGTGCGGGTGAGGGAATCCACAGTGGTAGAACCTGCCTTGGCCGCGCCAGCTATAGCAGAGGAACTTGAGATGGCCGCCTTTGCCCACCCACCGGCCCACCTTTCGACACCAATGCATACGACAATCGACAGAAAAGCAGCGAGTGTCTTTTTTGACAGGTTCATCCGTTCGCTCCTCGCCACCGGGCCGGATGATAACTTGCCGAATATGCCAACAATTGCTCGCCCACGAGGAGGAAGATCAACACATATAGGATGGTTTCGCTGAGGTTGAAACCTTGCATTTCTTTGGAATCAAAATACAAATCGTTGGCGCGATGAAATTCATATGACACGTCGGAAAGCTCTGCTGCTAACTGCTCCTGGCTAACCACATTCAAATCGCCTTCAGCAGCATCCACGTTGTATGCCACTTCGGTCACTTCCTGAGAATTGTCGTTGGCGGTGAGCTGGACTTCGTAAATACCGCTGGTGTCGGTATCGGCCAGCACGGCCTTGGCTGGACCATCGCCTTGCGTTTCGGCTTTCACAACAACTCGATCGGCCGTTCCCTCGGCTGGGGTTAAAAACTCAACCTGCGGTTGATACTTTTGCGTATCGACGGCAATTTCCAGCGGCACACCCACCTGCCGCGACGGATCGTTTTGCTTGCCTGCGGCCAAATAACTTTGCAACTCCTGCATCGCCACCACGTAACTGGGATTATCGCGTCCCCAATTGTTCCAGTGTGGCCCGGCGGTGGTAAGAAACGCCAGCACGCGCCCGTCTCCCAATTTTTTGTCAACCACCAGCGGCGATCCGTTGCGGACGCTGGCAATAATGCTGGTAGCCGAACCTTCCGGCGGTTTCCATCCCTTTTTTACGGCGAAATACTTTTCAATGTTCACCATTTTGATGAATGGATTATTCTCACCCGAAAAGATCCGGAAAATCGGGTGATCGGTAATTTGCAAGTCGGGCTGTTTTTCGCTCTGGTCCACCAAAAGCGGAACGGGTGCTTCCAGTGGCACGGGAAACAAACCATTGCCGTCGCCATACAACTGATTCATGAAATCAGCCCGCGATCGATCCCCAAGGAAAAACGCCACACCGCCACCGGTTTCAACATAGTTTTTCAATTTGTCGATGGTTTCCAGGGGCAAGCGGTCAACATTACACAAGTAAATGGCTTGAAATTCATCCAGCGGATGATCGTCCAAAAACCGCGGCGATTCGACCCGTGGTCGCAAGCCGGTGGGAACCGGTCCGGGCGGCGACAATGCCGATTCCAGGAACAAGCCGTCGGAATCTTTAGCAGCCGTTCCAGATTTTAAGCCGCCGTCAATAATCAACACGGGCACACCGGTGGGAAATTCGATAACCGTGTGCCGTACGTTATCCAGCGCTACGGCATCGGCGGTCAAATAAGCGGAAATACGCCGCTGGCCGGCTATTTGTGCCCGGATTTCGAACTGCCGAGTTACGTTGCGACCCGGATCGATTTTGTCGATCTCGATGGCTGGGCGCTGAACCCCCTGCTCTTCTAGTCGCACCGAAACATTGGTAGCCGGCGTGGCACCGTAATTGTGAACTGTCACTTCCATCTCTAAGGGCACGCCAGCGGCGCGTATGCCACGGCTAGGACGTAGCGAGGTAATTGCTAGGTTTGGCCGCGCTTCATCCACGCAGTTGATAAGTTGCAGCCGGGCCCCAGCTTCGTTCAATTTGCGCAGCAATTTTTGCAGTTCCTTGGCTTGGAGCCAATCTTTCGTGCGAAAATCGGAAACCAAAAACACCACGTAGCTGGATTCACCGCCGTCACCAATATTTTGCGCGGCTGCCTTCAGTGCTTCCGCTGGTCCGACCGCCATTTGAGAAACATGCAATCGTTGCAAAGTTTGATCAAGCTTTTTGGGAAATTGATCGGTATCGACGGTTTCGCCAGACAAATCAGTTTGGGTACCGCGCGAGGGATGCGCCGCCTGCGAAAATCGCAGCAAGGTAAATTCCTGCCGGGCCGGCTGCTCGGCCGCTTGTCTGCCCAAACGCAGGACGAATTTTTTTGCTTCGTCAAAGGCCGTGGTATCGGCCCAGTGGTCCGACATCGAAAAGCTATCATCCAACAGCACAATGTGGTGTAACTTGCTACCACCAAACAATCCGGCCAATTTGTTTTGCACAATCGGCTGCGCAACCATCAACACGACTGCGACAATTGCGGCAATTCGCAGCAGCAACAACAGCAACTGCTTGAGCATCACCCACGTGCGATTGCGCTTCTGGCTAAGCAACAAAAACTCCATTGCCGCCCACTGCACTTTGCGATGCCGCATTAAATTGATCAAGTGAATGGCGATCGGCAATACGATCAAACCAGCTACAAGAGCAATCGGCAGTGGGTAGAGAAACGACGGCATGGTGACTATTCGCTTAGTGACAATCTTTCAATTGCTATCGACGCTGTGCATTGGTGCGTCATCGCTTCCGTTGTGCTCCCATGCGGATGCTAATGAATTGTGCCAGTACGGCGTCGAGGGGATCGCTTGTGCGGATCAGTTTGTAATCGCATTCGTTTTGCGCGCAGGCCCGGCGAACTTCGTCCAGGTACGCGGCCAAGACTTTCAAGTAACCATCTCGCAGGGCCCGAGGATTGCACGTCAAATTTTCCGGTAATTCCAGCCCTTCGAATCGCGTCGGTCCAGAAAAAGGGAAATCGAGCTCTTCGTCATCCATAACATGCAGGAGCAATAGGTCGTGTCCGCGCTGCCTCAGCAGTTTAATTCCTTTGATGAATCCTGCCCGTGGCACCAGTAAATCGGACAGAATAATCATCAAGCCGCGATGGGGAAAATTTTCCGCGGCTTGCCGGAGAATTTGTTGCAGATCGGTCTTTTTTTGCGGGGCGATTACGCCCAGCGACTGAATAATCGAATTCAAATGACTCCGCTTGGTACGCATTGGCACCGTTGCTCGCACGCCTTCGTCAAACGCCAAACAACCGAC
Coding sequences within it:
- a CDS encoding BatA domain-containing protein codes for the protein MPSFLYPLPIALVAGLIVLPIAIHLINLMRHRKVQWAAMEFLLLSQKRNRTWVMLKQLLLLLLRIAAIVAVVLMVAQPIVQNKLAGLFGGSKLHHIVLLDDSFSMSDHWADTTAFDEAKKFVLRLGRQAAEQPARQEFTLLRFSQAAHPSRGTQTDLSGETVDTDQFPKKLDQTLQRLHVSQMAVGPAEALKAAAQNIGDGGESSYVVFLVSDFRTKDWLQAKELQKLLRKLNEAGARLQLINCVDEARPNLAITSLRPSRGIRAAGVPLEMEVTVHNYGATPATNVSVRLEEQGVQRPAIEIDKIDPGRNVTRQFEIRAQIAGQRRISAYLTADAVALDNVRHTVIEFPTGVPVLIIDGGLKSGTAAKDSDGLFLESALSPPGPVPTGLRPRVESPRFLDDHPLDEFQAIYLCNVDRLPLETIDKLKNYVETGGGVAFFLGDRSRADFMNQLYGDGNGLFPVPLEAPVPLLVDQSEKQPDLQITDHPIFRIFSGENNPFIKMVNIEKYFAVKKGWKPPEGSATSIIASVRNGSPLVVDKKLGDGRVLAFLTTAGPHWNNWGRDNPSYVVAMQELQSYLAAGKQNDPSRQVGVPLEIAVDTQKYQPQVEFLTPAEGTADRVVVKAETQGDGPAKAVLADTDTSGIYEVQLTANDNSQEVTEVAYNVDAAEGDLNVVSQEQLAAELSDVSYEFHRANDLYFDSKEMQGFNLSETILYVLIFLLVGEQLLAYSASYHPARWRGANG
- a CDS encoding DUF58 domain-containing protein; protein product: MATIDQKRFLHPEAIKRIARLDLRARHIVEGYLSGMHRSPYFGQSVEFLQHREYSYGDDLRHVDWKVWAKQDRLYIKQYEEETNLRAMLLVDVSNSMQYGNGPMNKYEYACTAAVSLAYLLLRQQDAVGCLAFDEGVRATVPMRTKRSHLNSIIQSLGVIAPQKKTDLQQILRQAAENFPHRGLMIILSDLLVPRAGFIKGIKLLRQRGHDLLLLHVMDDEELDFPFSGPTRFEGLELPENLTCNPRALRDGYLKVLAAYLDEVRRACAQNECDYKLIRTSDPLDAVLAQFISIRMGAQRKR